From Granulicella sp. WH15, the proteins below share one genomic window:
- a CDS encoding lipid II flippase MurJ, translating to MPPSASKPAPRFGFLSLSHQHTALSATIFLTAFALLSRVIGLIRDKYIAYTFGAGPGTDAYNVAFVLPDLINYLLVGGAASISFVTILSRYKEAGKQEEGDRALSVILNTMLVVLGAAILLAEIFAPLFGRFYFPDNPSEAALCTTLTRIILPGPIFFFSGGVLASVALVRKQFGYQAMGSLLYNVFIILGGVLLSRTLGIPSLAIGVLAGTIGGPFLVNAYAARKAGVRYQPVLDFKNQGLRDWVVMSLPLMLGVTVVFMDSNILSWFAKHTAGDITRLLNAKKLFTAPMAIVGQAAGAASFPFFASLYNRGMFEDYAAAVNRSVSRILSASLLLSSAMFALALPMVDLIFRGGKYTRTDTASTAIYFAVFSISLALWSAQSIYSRAFFAAGETRAPMLAGTLITAISLPVYWFLHQHFGSLGLAWASNIAILIQTLTLAVLAHRRYLVPLFGLDRADIAKTAAAALVSGVGLRLLSPVIPHGLSRTGDLAVLIAGGLIWAALCFATLRLTRATFLDEILRRLHR from the coding sequence GTGCCTCCCTCAGCCTCCAAACCGGCCCCCCGCTTCGGCTTCCTGAGCCTCTCTCACCAGCACACAGCCCTCTCCGCAACCATCTTCCTCACCGCCTTCGCCCTGCTCTCGCGCGTCATCGGCCTCATCCGCGACAAGTACATCGCCTACACCTTCGGCGCAGGCCCCGGCACCGACGCCTACAACGTCGCCTTCGTCCTCCCCGACCTCATCAACTACCTGCTCGTCGGCGGAGCCGCCAGCATCAGCTTCGTCACCATCCTGAGCCGCTACAAAGAGGCGGGCAAGCAGGAGGAGGGCGACCGCGCCCTCTCCGTCATCCTCAACACCATGCTCGTCGTGCTCGGCGCAGCCATCCTCCTCGCCGAGATCTTCGCCCCGCTCTTCGGCCGCTTCTACTTCCCCGACAACCCCTCCGAAGCCGCCCTCTGCACCACTCTCACCCGCATCATCCTCCCCGGCCCCATCTTCTTCTTCTCGGGAGGAGTCCTCGCCTCGGTCGCCCTCGTGCGCAAGCAGTTCGGCTACCAGGCCATGGGCAGCCTGCTCTACAACGTCTTCATCATCCTCGGCGGCGTGCTGCTCTCGCGCACCCTCGGCATCCCGTCTCTCGCCATCGGCGTGCTGGCCGGAACCATCGGCGGCCCCTTCCTGGTCAACGCCTACGCCGCCCGCAAGGCCGGTGTCCGCTACCAGCCGGTGCTCGACTTCAAGAACCAGGGGCTCCGCGACTGGGTCGTCATGTCCCTGCCCCTGATGCTCGGCGTCACCGTCGTCTTCATGGACTCGAACATCCTCTCCTGGTTCGCCAAGCACACCGCCGGAGACATCACCCGGCTGCTCAACGCCAAGAAGCTCTTCACCGCACCCATGGCCATCGTCGGCCAGGCCGCCGGAGCCGCGTCCTTCCCCTTCTTCGCCTCGCTCTACAACCGGGGCATGTTCGAGGACTACGCCGCCGCCGTCAACCGCTCGGTCTCCCGCATCCTGTCGGCCTCGTTGCTGCTGTCGTCGGCCATGTTCGCGCTGGCGCTGCCCATGGTCGACCTCATCTTCCGCGGCGGCAAGTACACCCGCACCGACACCGCCTCCACCGCCATCTACTTCGCCGTCTTCTCCATCTCTCTGGCCCTCTGGTCGGCCCAGAGCATCTACTCCCGCGCCTTCTTCGCCGCGGGCGAGACCCGCGCCCCCATGCTTGCCGGAACCCTCATCACCGCGATCTCGCTGCCCGTCTACTGGTTCCTGCACCAGCACTTCGGCTCGCTCGGCCTGGCCTGGGCGTCAAACATCGCCATCCTGATCCAGACCCTCACGCTGGCGGTCCTGGCTCACCGCCGCTACCTGGTCCCGCTCTTCGGCCTCGACCGCGCCGACATCGCCAAGACCGCCGCCGCCGCGCTGGTCAGCGGAGTCGGCCTGCGCCTGCTCTCGCCCGTCATCCCCCACGGCCTCTCGCGCACGGGCGACCTAGCGGTCCTCATCGCCGGAGGTCTGATCTGGGCAGCCCTCTGCTTCGCCACACTGCGCCTCACCCGCGCCACCTTCCTCGACGAGATCCTCCGGAGACTTCATCGCTGA
- a CDS encoding MerR family transcriptional regulator has product MAHHEPIRRGSGSSPRGSGSGSSGSSSSRQEIPDKLYFRIGEVAKLCAVPAYVLRFWEGEFPQLRPNKGGTGQRLYRRRDVEMALRIKTLLYDEGYTIPGARQAFKLELRSSKDPQQTAPDDTAAPDTPPNAVGAHHLQAIRKELAELHSLLSRPASAKSTVQPIRRSAPEPAPKPKPAPRVLSKPIPFESLFDQLDEPEPNS; this is encoded by the coding sequence ATGGCCCACCACGAGCCAATCCGAAGAGGTAGCGGCAGCTCCCCCCGCGGCTCGGGTTCGGGCAGCTCCGGCTCCTCCAGCTCTCGTCAGGAGATTCCCGACAAGCTCTACTTCCGCATCGGCGAGGTCGCCAAGCTCTGCGCCGTGCCCGCCTACGTCCTGCGCTTCTGGGAGGGCGAGTTCCCCCAGCTCCGCCCCAACAAGGGCGGCACCGGACAGCGCCTCTACCGCCGCCGCGACGTAGAGATGGCCCTCCGGATCAAGACCCTGCTCTACGACGAGGGCTACACCATCCCCGGCGCGCGCCAGGCATTCAAGCTCGAGCTGCGCAGCAGCAAAGACCCGCAGCAGACCGCTCCGGACGACACCGCAGCCCCCGACACCCCGCCCAACGCGGTAGGCGCACACCATCTCCAGGCCATCCGCAAGGAGCTGGCCGAGCTGCACTCCCTGCTCTCGCGTCCGGCCTCGGCGAAGTCCACCGTCCAGCCCATCCGCCGATCCGCTCCCGAGCCGGCACCTAAGCCCAAGCCCGCCCCGCGCGTACTATCTAAACCGATCCCCTTCGAGAGCCTCTTCGATCAGCTCGACGAGCCTGAACCGAATTCTTAA
- a CDS encoding adenosine deaminase yields the protein MKLWSVCVAAGLLLGVPLGAQVAAHAPNSASELRTARAFDKAKAGGPLELNAFLREMPKGGELHMHLSGAVYAETYIKEAAEELLCVNPATLSLTKNVGTTRRMPPQAVCAEGSVSAASVLKDQKLYDELVDGFSMKSYTPSEGWSGHDQFFATFGRFGTLAATHKGEWLDEVATRAASQNEQYLEILDTPSFQASVKLGYELGWPGQLKPVTTAETSAGDDLTGTSREELAALREKLLAGGVRAEAEEDSREFTGELVERERLEGCGTAAAKPACAVKIRFLYQVLRAFPPQQVFAHTLLAFEVASHDPNVVGINFVQPEDAYMAMSEYHRQMLMLDYLHSVYPQVHISLHAGELAPGMVPPAGLRFHIRQAVELGHADRIGHGVDVMYEDDPKALLKEMAAKKVAVEINLTSNDVILGVTANRHSLPAYRAAGVPVALSTDDEGVSRIDLTHEYVRAATEFGLGYLDLKKMARSALEFSFLPGGGLWAEKGVYGKVATACTGQVLGAATPNAGCRAFLKENLRATEEWELEHRFAAFEAGK from the coding sequence ATGAAGCTCTGGTCCGTTTGCGTTGCCGCTGGTCTGCTGCTGGGAGTGCCGTTGGGTGCCCAGGTGGCGGCGCATGCGCCTAACTCAGCTTCGGAGTTGCGGACCGCGAGGGCGTTCGATAAGGCCAAGGCGGGTGGGCCGCTGGAGCTGAACGCGTTTCTGCGCGAGATGCCCAAGGGCGGCGAGCTGCATATGCACCTGAGCGGCGCGGTCTACGCCGAGACCTACATCAAGGAGGCGGCGGAGGAGCTGCTGTGCGTGAACCCGGCGACGCTCTCCCTGACCAAGAATGTGGGGACGACGCGGCGGATGCCTCCGCAGGCGGTGTGCGCCGAGGGGAGTGTCTCGGCGGCCTCGGTGCTGAAGGATCAGAAGCTGTACGACGAGCTGGTGGACGGCTTCTCGATGAAGAGCTACACGCCGAGCGAGGGGTGGAGCGGGCACGACCAGTTTTTCGCTACCTTTGGCCGGTTCGGGACTCTGGCGGCGACGCATAAGGGCGAGTGGCTGGACGAGGTGGCGACGCGTGCGGCCTCGCAGAACGAGCAGTATCTTGAGATTTTGGATACGCCGAGCTTTCAGGCTTCGGTCAAGCTGGGCTACGAGTTGGGCTGGCCGGGGCAGTTGAAGCCGGTGACCACGGCGGAGACCAGCGCGGGGGACGACCTGACGGGGACGTCGCGCGAGGAGCTGGCGGCTCTGCGGGAGAAGCTGCTGGCAGGCGGTGTTCGGGCCGAGGCGGAAGAGGACAGCCGCGAGTTTACCGGCGAGCTGGTCGAGCGGGAGCGTTTGGAGGGCTGCGGGACGGCGGCGGCCAAGCCCGCCTGCGCGGTCAAGATTCGGTTCCTGTACCAGGTGCTGCGGGCGTTCCCGCCGCAGCAGGTCTTCGCGCATACGCTGCTGGCCTTTGAGGTGGCATCGCATGACCCGAACGTGGTGGGGATCAACTTTGTGCAGCCCGAAGATGCCTACATGGCCATGAGCGAGTATCACCGGCAGATGCTGATGCTGGATTATTTGCATTCTGTCTATCCGCAGGTGCACATCTCGTTGCACGCGGGCGAGCTGGCTCCGGGGATGGTTCCTCCGGCGGGGCTGCGGTTTCATATCCGGCAGGCCGTGGAGCTGGGGCACGCGGATCGGATCGGCCACGGCGTCGATGTGATGTACGAGGACGATCCCAAGGCACTCCTGAAGGAGATGGCCGCGAAGAAGGTCGCGGTGGAGATCAACCTGACCTCGAACGACGTGATCCTGGGGGTGACCGCGAATCGGCACTCGCTGCCCGCGTACCGGGCGGCGGGGGTGCCGGTGGCGCTCTCGACCGATGACGAAGGGGTCTCGCGGATCGATCTGACGCACGAGTACGTGCGGGCCGCGACGGAGTTCGGGCTGGGGTATCTGGACCTGAAGAAGATGGCCCGGAGCGCGCTGGAGTTTTCGTTCCTGCCCGGAGGCGGGCTGTGGGCGGAAAAGGGCGTGTACGGCAAGGTGGCGACGGCTTGTACGGGGCAGGTTCTCGGGGCCGCGACGCCGAACGCTGGTTGTCGGGCCTTTCTGAAAGAGAACCTGCGAGCTACGGAAGAGTGGGAGCTGGAGCACCGGTTCGCCGCCTTCGAGGCGGGTAAGTAG
- a CDS encoding DUF1684 domain-containing protein: MKMLALVLSGLLLAPTDATPTGYRAQVERAREQRASTLAGPEDWLSLVALEWLKPGETTVGSAAGSKVRLEHAPAAWLTLHVDEGGGVSVSSVAAGTTANGHPLAAGPVSKADGDAGFRQGSLVATVIRRGDRKYLRVKDAYAKTRVEFRRLNWYPVDPKLHVIAKWIPAATPTTLTIPNVLGQVSQAPSPGVAEFTLNGQTIRLAPIQEEKNALFFIFRDATSRATTYGAGRFLYTALPSNGLTQAGTVELDFNLATNPPCAYTPYATCPLPPEQNRLTVAIAAGEKRYGSRTGEGE, encoded by the coding sequence ATGAAGATGCTGGCTCTGGTATTGAGTGGTTTGCTGTTGGCCCCGACGGATGCGACGCCGACGGGATATCGTGCGCAGGTGGAGCGGGCGCGGGAGCAGAGGGCGAGCACGCTGGCTGGGCCGGAGGATTGGCTCTCGCTGGTGGCGCTGGAGTGGCTGAAGCCGGGGGAGACGACCGTCGGGTCGGCTGCCGGGTCCAAGGTGCGGCTGGAACACGCTCCAGCCGCGTGGCTGACGTTGCATGTGGATGAGGGCGGCGGGGTGTCGGTCAGCTCGGTTGCCGCCGGGACTACGGCGAATGGGCATCCGCTGGCCGCCGGGCCTGTATCGAAGGCCGATGGCGACGCCGGATTCCGGCAGGGCAGTCTGGTGGCCACGGTGATTCGGCGTGGCGACCGCAAGTACCTGCGGGTGAAGGATGCCTATGCCAAGACGCGGGTGGAGTTCCGTCGGCTGAACTGGTATCCGGTGGACCCGAAGCTGCATGTGATCGCCAAGTGGATTCCGGCGGCGACCCCGACGACGCTGACGATCCCGAATGTGCTGGGACAGGTGAGCCAGGCTCCTTCGCCGGGCGTGGCGGAGTTCACGCTGAATGGGCAGACGATCCGGTTGGCTCCGATCCAGGAGGAGAAGAACGCCTTGTTCTTCATCTTCCGCGATGCGACCAGCCGGGCGACGACGTATGGGGCGGGGCGGTTTTTGTACACGGCGCTGCCCTCGAATGGGCTGACACAGGCCGGAACGGTGGAGCTGGACTTCAATCTGGCGACGAATCCGCCGTGCGCTTACACGCCCTACGCGACGTGCCCGCTGCCGCCGGAGCAGAACCGGCTGACGGTGGCGATTGCGGCGGGAGAGAAGCGGTATGGTTCTCGAACCGGCGAGGGGGAGTGA
- a CDS encoding alpha/beta hydrolase codes for MEAHDDDLQRFEAEGALPLPVADREGYVEHAGVRVWYATYGSGEPLIPLILLHGGLGHSGNWGYQVPALIRRGYRAVLIDSRGHGRSTRDEQPFSYELMASDVLAVMDTLSLEKAALAGWSDGACTALVLAATAPSRVSGVFFFACNMDPSGVKPFAATPTLNRCLARHTRDYAALSDTPDRFEDLVRDLTLMQQTQPNYTAHDLAQIGVPVTIVQSEQDEFIRLEHAEYLARTIPNAELLLLNGVSHFAPLQRPEQFNAALLEFADKVLSNP; via the coding sequence ATGGAAGCTCACGACGACGACCTCCAAAGGTTCGAAGCAGAGGGAGCGCTGCCGCTGCCGGTCGCGGATCGCGAGGGCTACGTGGAACACGCGGGGGTCCGCGTCTGGTACGCCACCTACGGTTCCGGCGAGCCGCTAATCCCGCTGATCCTGCTGCACGGCGGCCTCGGCCATAGCGGCAACTGGGGATACCAGGTTCCGGCGCTGATCCGCCGCGGCTACCGTGCCGTGCTGATCGACAGCCGTGGCCACGGCCGCAGCACGCGCGACGAGCAGCCATTTTCCTATGAACTGATGGCCTCCGACGTCCTGGCCGTCATGGATACGCTGTCTCTGGAAAAGGCTGCTCTGGCAGGCTGGAGCGATGGAGCCTGCACCGCCCTGGTCCTCGCCGCGACGGCTCCCTCCCGCGTCTCCGGCGTCTTCTTCTTTGCCTGTAATATGGACCCCAGCGGCGTAAAGCCTTTTGCCGCCACCCCTACCCTGAACCGCTGCTTGGCCCGGCACACCAGGGACTACGCCGCGCTCTCAGACACACCGGATCGCTTCGAAGATCTCGTCCGAGACCTCACTCTTATGCAGCAGACGCAGCCCAACTACACCGCGCACGATCTTGCGCAGATCGGCGTGCCGGTCACGATCGTACAGAGCGAACAGGATGAGTTCATCCGGCTCGAACACGCCGAGTACCTGGCCCGGACCATTCCAAACGCCGAATTGCTCCTCCTCAACGGCGTGAGCCACTTCGCACCGCTCCAGCGGCCCGAACAGTTCAACGCGGCCCTGTTAGAGTTCGCCGATAAGGTTCTATCGAATCCCTGA
- the glgP gene encoding alpha-glucan family phosphorylase: MSLPPSLANTTTTPKFSSTPDLKSRSVAYFSMEIALSPTLPTYSGGLGMLAGDTLRSAADTGAPMLAVSLVHRRGYFKQHLDANGQQTEEDVSWTPETMLPSAEQVVTITMQGRTVKVQAWRFDVVGVAGHVIPVFLLDTDIEGNDPFDRKLTDHLYGGDTYYRLCQETVLGIGGAELLAALGCELKVYHMNEGHASLLSLSLLETQVESRTGSKSLMAATEEDRLAVARRCVFTTHTPVPAGHDQFGLDQMYAVLGDERSKALERFGGLHNNLLNMTYVALRFSRWVNGVAMQHGKVSQAMFPDYHVESITNGVHAATWMAQPLQELLDKEIPRWRHDNQYFRSVYGVTPAKIANCHRLTKRKLLELIAERTGEFLDERVLTLGFARRVATYKRANLLLEDPKRLAKLANKIGGLQIIYAGKAHPADAAGKGLIREVFELAGKINTNSLRILYLENYDWELGAKLTQGVDVWVNTPRRPYEASGTSGMKAALNGVPSLSILDGWWIEGCAEDVTGWAIDDGDNDEAEAGSLYEKLEQRVAPLYQRPNAWARMQQHCIAMNGSFFNTDRMLGQYFANAYFPQEQPTYATPAIEAEVEAETPVAAAI; the protein is encoded by the coding sequence ATGAGCCTTCCGCCGAGCCTAGCGAATACCACGACCACCCCGAAGTTCTCCTCCACCCCCGACCTGAAGAGCCGGTCTGTCGCCTATTTTTCGATGGAGATCGCGCTCTCCCCAACGCTGCCGACCTACTCGGGCGGCCTGGGGATGCTGGCCGGGGACACGCTGCGCTCGGCCGCGGACACGGGCGCGCCGATGCTGGCAGTCTCGCTGGTCCATCGGCGGGGGTACTTCAAGCAGCATCTGGATGCGAACGGGCAGCAGACCGAGGAGGACGTCTCCTGGACGCCCGAGACCATGCTGCCCAGTGCCGAGCAGGTGGTCACGATCACCATGCAGGGCCGCACTGTGAAGGTGCAGGCGTGGCGGTTTGACGTGGTGGGCGTGGCCGGACACGTGATCCCGGTCTTTCTGCTCGACACCGATATTGAAGGCAACGATCCCTTTGACCGCAAGCTCACCGACCACCTGTATGGCGGCGATACGTACTATCGGCTCTGTCAGGAGACGGTGCTGGGGATCGGCGGCGCGGAGCTGCTGGCGGCGCTGGGCTGCGAGTTGAAGGTCTATCACATGAACGAGGGGCACGCGTCGCTGCTGTCGCTCTCGCTGCTGGAGACGCAGGTGGAGAGCCGCACCGGCAGCAAGTCGCTGATGGCGGCGACCGAGGAGGATCGGCTGGCGGTGGCTCGGCGCTGCGTCTTTACGACGCATACGCCGGTTCCGGCGGGGCACGACCAGTTCGGCCTGGACCAGATGTACGCGGTGCTGGGTGATGAGCGGAGCAAGGCGCTGGAGCGTTTTGGCGGGCTGCACAACAACCTGCTGAACATGACCTATGTGGCGCTGCGCTTCTCGCGTTGGGTGAATGGCGTGGCCATGCAGCACGGCAAGGTCTCGCAGGCGATGTTCCCCGACTATCACGTGGAGTCGATTACGAACGGCGTGCATGCGGCGACGTGGATGGCGCAGCCGTTGCAGGAGCTGCTGGACAAGGAGATTCCGCGTTGGCGTCACGATAACCAGTACTTCCGTTCGGTGTACGGGGTGACTCCGGCGAAGATCGCCAACTGCCATCGCCTCACCAAGCGGAAGCTTCTGGAGCTGATCGCCGAGCGGACGGGCGAGTTTCTGGACGAGCGGGTGTTGACGCTGGGCTTTGCCCGGCGCGTGGCGACCTACAAGAGGGCCAATCTGCTGCTCGAAGACCCGAAGCGGCTGGCCAAGCTGGCAAACAAGATCGGCGGGTTGCAGATTATCTACGCGGGCAAGGCTCATCCGGCCGACGCGGCGGGCAAGGGGCTGATCCGCGAGGTCTTCGAGTTGGCGGGGAAGATCAACACGAACTCGCTGCGGATTCTGTATCTCGAAAACTACGACTGGGAGCTGGGCGCGAAGCTGACGCAGGGCGTGGACGTGTGGGTGAACACGCCGCGGCGTCCGTATGAGGCCTCGGGTACCAGCGGGATGAAGGCTGCGCTGAACGGTGTGCCGTCGCTGAGCATTCTCGACGGCTGGTGGATCGAGGGCTGCGCGGAGGACGTGACGGGCTGGGCTATCGACGACGGCGACAACGATGAGGCGGAGGCGGGGAGCTTGTACGAGAAGCTCGAGCAGCGCGTGGCTCCGCTGTATCAGAGGCCGAACGCGTGGGCGCGGATGCAGCAGCACTGCATTGCGATGAACGGCAGCTTCTTCAACACGGACCGGATGCTGGGGCAGTACTTCGCGAATGCTTACTTTCCGCAGGAGCAACCGACGTATGCGACCCCGGCGATTGAGGCGGAGGTAGAGGCAGAAACACCAGTCGCTGCCGCCATCTAG
- a CDS encoding efflux RND transporter permease subunit, translated as MAEPYQPGDRTPTDHALPGDQAKLDGRVHQGGDRAPHEHATVEDQQRLDRQFHEEGTPLESDVNGVHFSAPFIQRPVATFLLSIAIILAGAVAYMLLPVSSLPQVEFPAINVSASFPGADPETMASAIATPLERQFSRIAGVNQMTSSSQVGSTSITMQFDLSRDINGAARDVQAAINAARSQLPTNLPSNPTYRKINPSDSPILILALTSDTMTIPQLYDEADSKLGQKISQVPGVGQVNIGGSAKPAVRIEANPTLLTSYGIGLEALRAALGTVNVNKPTGYFNEGDRRMAVTTTDQLFGAAAYAPLIISTDRGAVSSAAASNGLPAAVAAAVAAAAVNPTTTTTAAPAATTSTVTSGTSTQGHGAVRIRDVADIVDSVEDIHTGGLVNGKPGILITVFKSPGANVISTVDKIIALMPLLQASIPPAVKLQVALDRTTTIRASVKDVTQTLVLSIFLVILVVFVFLREVRSTLIPSVSVPLSLLGTCGIMYMLGYTLDNLSLMALTISTGFVVDDAIVVIENISRHLEMGLSPYEAAMIGSQEIGFTVISMSISLIAVFIPILLMGGIVGRLFREFAVTLSAAILVSLVVSLTTTPMLSARFLEPHNKRKHGRIYRFSESAFNWMTDEYDRGLRWVLNHQTLVLIVLILTIALNGVLFVIVPKGFFPQQDTGRMSGQINGQQDVSFDLLKAKSTDLVAKVRQDPGVENVMMFMGGGGGGGGSNSSHLFLSLKPDEVRQKNGDTAEVILDRLRHSTHGIPGARLYLQSAQELNIGGRSSAAQYQYTLTSDNLKDLNEWSPQLMAAMEKITAIKDVNTDQMDKGLRDQIIIDRDTASRLGVSALAVDSVLADAFGQRQVSTTYMPLNQYHVVMEIDPKWQLDPGSLKNIYVKSTTGTMVPLSAVTRYETQRIPLSVNHQSLTPAATLSFNLSPGAALSDATDAIEAARLKIGMPVSIRGGFQGTAQAFKDSLSTEPVLICLALVAVYIVLGILYESFIHPMTILSTLPSAGVGAILALLVTNTDLSVIAMIGVILLIGIVKKNAIMMIDFALVAEREEGKTPREAIYQACLLRFRPIMMTTMAALLGGLPLALGHGTGSELRRPLGITIVGGLIVSQCLTLFTTPVVYLAFDRLRLWLEKVRGIKPVTLGHAHHHDPHPVAGD; from the coding sequence ATGGCCGAACCATACCAACCCGGCGACCGTACCCCCACCGACCACGCTCTCCCCGGCGATCAGGCCAAGCTCGACGGCCGCGTGCACCAAGGCGGCGACCGCGCCCCGCACGAACACGCCACCGTCGAGGACCAGCAACGGCTCGACCGTCAGTTCCACGAAGAGGGCACGCCGCTCGAATCGGACGTCAACGGCGTCCACTTCTCCGCGCCCTTTATTCAGCGCCCCGTCGCCACCTTCCTGCTCTCCATCGCCATCATCCTGGCGGGCGCGGTCGCCTACATGCTGCTGCCGGTCTCGAGCCTGCCGCAGGTCGAGTTCCCCGCCATCAACGTCTCCGCGTCCTTCCCCGGAGCCGATCCCGAGACCATGGCCTCGGCCATCGCCACTCCGCTCGAGCGCCAGTTCAGCCGCATCGCGGGCGTCAACCAGATGACCTCGTCCTCGCAGGTCGGCAGCACCTCCATCACCATGCAGTTCGACCTCTCGCGCGACATCAACGGAGCCGCGCGCGACGTCCAGGCCGCCATCAACGCCGCCCGCTCGCAGCTTCCCACCAATCTGCCCTCGAACCCCACCTACCGCAAGATCAACCCCTCGGACTCGCCGATCCTCATCCTCGCCCTCACCTCGGACACGATGACGATCCCGCAGCTCTACGACGAGGCAGACTCGAAGCTCGGCCAGAAGATCTCGCAGGTCCCCGGCGTCGGCCAGGTCAACATCGGCGGCTCGGCCAAGCCCGCCGTGCGCATCGAGGCCAACCCCACCCTGCTCACCTCCTACGGCATCGGGCTTGAGGCGCTGCGCGCCGCGCTCGGCACGGTCAACGTCAACAAGCCCACCGGCTACTTCAACGAGGGCGACCGCCGCATGGCCGTCACCACGACCGACCAGCTCTTCGGCGCGGCCGCCTATGCCCCCCTCATCATCTCCACCGACCGCGGAGCCGTCAGCTCGGCCGCCGCCTCAAACGGCCTGCCCGCAGCCGTGGCCGCAGCCGTAGCCGCGGCTGCCGTCAACCCCACCACCACCACGACCGCCGCCCCAGCCGCGACCACCAGCACCGTCACCAGCGGCACCTCCACCCAGGGTCACGGCGCGGTCCGCATCCGCGACGTCGCCGACATCGTCGACAGCGTCGAAGACATTCACACCGGCGGCCTGGTCAACGGCAAGCCGGGCATCCTCATCACGGTCTTCAAGTCGCCCGGAGCCAACGTCATCTCGACGGTCGACAAGATCATCGCCCTGATGCCGCTGCTGCAGGCGTCGATCCCGCCCGCCGTCAAGCTGCAAGTCGCTCTCGACCGTACCACCACCATCCGCGCCTCGGTCAAGGACGTCACCCAGACCCTCGTCCTCTCGATCTTCCTCGTCATCCTGGTCGTCTTCGTCTTCCTGCGCGAGGTCCGCTCCACGCTGATCCCGTCGGTCTCGGTGCCGCTCAGCCTGCTCGGCACCTGCGGCATCATGTACATGCTGGGCTACACGCTCGATAACCTCTCGCTGATGGCCCTCACCATCTCCACCGGCTTCGTCGTCGACGACGCCATCGTGGTCATCGAGAACATCAGCCGCCACCTCGAGATGGGCCTCAGCCCCTACGAGGCCGCCATGATCGGCTCGCAGGAGATCGGCTTCACCGTCATCTCCATGAGCATCTCGCTCATCGCCGTCTTCATCCCCATCCTGCTGATGGGCGGCATCGTAGGCCGTCTCTTCCGCGAGTTCGCGGTCACCCTCTCGGCGGCCATCCTGGTCTCGCTGGTGGTCTCGCTCACCACCACGCCCATGCTCAGCGCGCGCTTCCTCGAACCGCACAACAAGCGCAAGCACGGCCGCATCTACCGCTTCAGCGAGTCCGCCTTCAACTGGATGACCGACGAATACGACCGCGGCCTGCGCTGGGTTCTGAACCACCAGACCCTCGTCCTGATCGTCCTGATCCTGACCATCGCGCTCAACGGCGTGCTCTTCGTCATCGTCCCCAAGGGCTTCTTCCCCCAGCAGGACACGGGCCGCATGAGCGGACAGATCAACGGCCAGCAGGACGTCAGCTTCGACCTGCTCAAGGCCAAGTCCACCGACCTCGTCGCCAAGGTGCGGCAGGACCCCGGCGTCGAGAACGTGATGATGTTCATGGGCGGCGGCGGTGGCGGCGGCGGCTCCAACAGCTCGCACCTCTTCCTCTCGCTCAAGCCCGACGAGGTCCGGCAGAAGAACGGCGACACCGCCGAGGTCATCCTCGACCGGCTCCGCCACTCCACGCACGGCATCCCCGGCGCGCGGCTCTACCTGCAATCGGCGCAGGAGCTGAACATCGGCGGACGCAGCTCCGCCGCGCAGTACCAGTACACGCTCACCTCCGACAACCTGAAGGACCTGAACGAGTGGTCGCCCCAGCTAATGGCCGCGATGGAGAAGATCACCGCCATCAAGGACGTCAACACCGACCAGATGGACAAGGGCCTGCGCGACCAGATCATCATCGACCGCGACACGGCCAGCCGCCTCGGCGTCTCCGCGCTGGCGGTCGACTCGGTGCTGGCCGACGCCTTCGGCCAGCGCCAGGTCTCGACCACCTACATGCCGCTCAATCAGTACCACGTCGTCATGGAGATCGACCCCAAGTGGCAGCTTGACCCCGGCTCGCTCAAGAACATCTACGTCAAGAGCACGACCGGCACCATGGTCCCGCTCAGCGCCGTCACCCGCTACGAGACCCAGCGCATCCCGCTCTCGGTCAACCACCAGTCGCTGACACCCGCCGCCACCCTCAGCTTCAACCTGAGCCCCGGCGCGGCCCTCAGCGACGCCACCGACGCCATCGAGGCTGCGCGCCTCAAGATCGGGATGCCCGTCAGCATCCGCGGCGGCTTCCAGGGCACGGCCCAGGCCTTCAAGGACTCGCTCTCGACTGAACCTGTCCTCATCTGCCTGGCGCTGGTCGCGGTCTACATCGTCCTCGGCATCCTGTACGAGAGCTTCATCCACCCAATGACGATCCTCTCGACGCTGCCCTCGGCCGGTGTCGGAGCCATTCTGGCGCTGCTGGTCACCAACACCGACCTCTCGGTCATCGCCATGATCGGCGTGATCCTGCTGATCGGCATCGTGAAGAAGAACGCCATTATGATGATCGACTTCGCTCTCGTCGCCGAGCGCGAGGAGGGTAAGACGCCACGGGAGGCCATCTACCAGGCCTGCCTGCTGCGCTTCCGTCCCATCATGATGACCACGATGGCGGCGCTCCTCGGCGGTCTGCCTCTGGCTCTCGGCCACGGCACCGGCAGCGAGCTGCGTCGTCCGCTGGGAATCACCATCGTCGGCGGCCTCATCGTCTCGCAGTGCCTGACACTCTTCACTACCCCGGTCGTCTACCTGGCCTTCGACCGGCTGCGCCTCTGGCTGGAAAAGGTCCGGGGCATCAAGCCGGTCACCCTCGGCCACGCCCACCACCACGACCCACACCCCGTCGCCGGAGACTAA